The sequence CGGATTCGATCCCCTGCGGTCAATAAACTTGGCGGATCTGTATTCGGTAGGAACAATTCAAGCGGCGTCCTGCCAATGAGTTGCCAGCCTCCCGGTGATTCAATCGGATAGACCCCTGTCTGCAAGCCTGCAATTCCAACTGTTCGAGAAGGAATTTGTAGCCGAGGCGTTTCTCTTCTAGGCGCTGCAATCTTCTCGGACATTCCACCAATGAACGGAAAGCCTGGTGCGAAGCCTATCATATGTACGGTATACTCGCCGGAAGTATGGATGCAAATGACTTCTTCACGCGTCAATCCATTATGTGCAGCGACGAAATCGATGTCAGAACCATGATCATCTCCATACAACACAGGAATTTTTACGACTCTTTGCTCACGAACGGAAACCTCATTCATGTTCTCGAGCAATTCCCGAATGCACGTACAAACAAAGTCATATGGATTCTTTTCATTAAACCCTTTAACGGAATAGACAACGGTAACGGTCGTATAAGCAGGAATGTACTCAATCAGCCACGCCGGCTTCAACTCTTCTAATCGCGCAATAATCCTATTCACTATTTTCTCAGCAGCAGGACTGATTTCCGTTCCCACCTCAATTAGTACAGCTTGGTCACCAACTGGAAACAAGTTGTATCTCATGCCGCTACCACTTCCCTACCGTAAAATTCTTTATCAATTAATGAATATTCTACATTATTCTACAAGTTCCTCAAACTATTGTTTTACATTTTCGAGCATTCCATTGCATAAACTACTAAGGAATATCTATATACTTCAATAGTCAAAACGTTTCAATTAAGAATTTTCTGCATTTACGTCTACTTAAACGTAATGTGATGAAGTACAATCAATCTAAATGATGAAAGGGTGTGCGCTATTTTATGAAGCAGCAACATGTACTCAAAAGAGCTTTCTTAGCAACATCGATTGCTTTGATTGCATTATTTCCTGTGGCACACGAAAGTACAATCACACCAGTTATAGCCGCGGCCGGAAACACACCTCCCGTAACGTCCATTGAATCGACATCATTAGAGAAAAAACTACAAGCCATTTTAAACGATCCAAAGTTACAAGGAGGCATTACAGGCGTTAGTGTGAGAAAAGCGGCAACGGGGGAATCGATTTATTCGCATTTCGGCGATATCCGATTACGTCCCGCTTCTAATATGAAATTGCTGACCGGGACGACTGCAATGGATGTATTAGGGCCAGACTATCAGTTTTCCACTGAAGTTCTGACGGATGGGCAAGTCAAAGGGAAAATGCTTCATGGTAATTTATTCATAAAAGGAAAAGGCGATCCGACTTTAGTTAAAGAAGATTTGGATCAGTTCGCCCATACGTTAAAAGAGAAAGGCATTCAAAAAATCAACGGTCATTTAATAGCGGATGACAGTTGGTATGACAATGTCCGGTACTCCCAAGACTTGAATTGGTCAGATGAACATAATTATGTCGGTGCCCAAGTATCCGCCCTGACACTTTCGCCAAACGATGACTACGACGCTGGGACAGTTATTGTTGAAGTGAACGCAGGCAACAAGGCAGGAGATCTTCCGAAAGTGTCTGTCACACCTTCGACCGACTACGTCGAAATTGTCAACCGCGCTACAACTGTTTCAAAAGGTTCAACAAAAAGCATTTCGATTGAACGCGAGCACGGAACGAATCGAATTGTCATAGAAGGGAAAATGCCTCTTGAAGCAACAAGTTCTCGTTCATGGGCTGCAGTCTGGGAACCAACAGAGCTCGTTCTCGATGTCTTTAAAAAGGCATTGGAAGCACAAGGCATCCAGTTCGTCGGTAATCATGCTGCAAAAACAGGCATCACACCCAAAAACGCAACAGTTCTAACAACAAAAAAATCTATGCCACTTAGAGATCTTTTCATTCCATTCATGAAGCTTAGCAATAATGGGCATGCAGAGACACTTGTAAAAGAGATAGGAAAAGTTGAAAAAGGCGAAGGTAGTTGGGATGCCGGTCTTGAAGTGATGAAGACGAAACTGAAGGAATTCGGCGTAAACACAGATACGGTTGTCCTTCGCGACGGTTCGGGCATGTCGCACAAAAATCTCGTGTCAGCCGATGAATTCACGAAGCTGTTGTATAACGTACAAGACAAAAGTTGGTTCCCCACTTTTGAAGCATCGCTGCCAATTGCAGGTGAACCTGATCGGATGGTCGGTGGTACGCTCCGTAACCGAATGGATCAAGGCCTAACAATCGGAAACGTCAAAGCGAAAACCGGCTCCATCACAGGCGTCTCCACCCTCTCAGGTTATGTAACAGCGAAAGACGGGACGGAATTGGTCTTCTCTGTATTGATCAATAACTACGTCACTGGACCCGTTACACCGATTGAAGATGCAATTGCGACCGTTCTTGCAGAGCATGAATTTTAATAAACATCTAGCATGAAGGCATCCAACAGATACAATGGATGCCTTTATTTTTGTAAATAAAGGATTCACTTCTGACAATAGCGAATTATACGTTAGCAATCAATTTCAGGAAGGTAGTGAAGACAGTGGATAATACATTTACAGAACAATTCAAAAAAGCAATCACATTTCTCACATCAAAGTCGCGACCGTTGGAAGCGGCACTTTATAAATTTGAATTCGAGGATGGCAGTCGCGATCAAGTACTACATGAGCTAAAGGTATATCAAAATGAAGACGGTGGATTTGGAAATGGATTGGAAGCAGATTTCCGTTGCGAAGCCTCTTCAGCACTCGCAACGACTATTGGATTACAGCATCTGATTCGTGTTGGTGCAGATGAATCGGATCCAATGGTACAAAAAGCGATTCAGTACGCATTACATACATTTGATAATGACAAAATGGGCTGGGAGATTGTCCCGAAGGAAGTGGAATCAGCACCACGCGCCATCTGGTGGAATTATGGAGGGGATTGGCCTTGGGGAAATCCAAGCGCAGAAATGACTGGATTGCTTCATCATTATAAAGGGCTAGTGCCTACTGATTTCCTTAGTAAATTGACAGCTCACGCAGTTACATATATTCACCAACTTGAAACGAATGACCATCATGAATTGCAATGCTTGGTCAAATTAATGAAGGAATTACCTGCTGAGGACAAAGGGAAAGTTTCCGATAAAGTACGCGAAATTGCTCGGAACAGTGTGACGACAGATCCGGAAAAATGGCATGGTTATTGTCTGCTTCCCCTCCAAGTCGCATCATCACCAGATTCATTTTTATATGCAGATTTCAAAGATATCATCCCTGCAAACCTCCAGCATCTGCTAGACACTCAAGCTGAAGATGGCAGTTGGAAACCGACATGGGCATGGGGACAATTTGAAGAAGAATGGGAAGCTGCAAAGCAGGAATGGAGCGGCGTGTTGACTCTCGAAAATGTAAGGGTGCTTCATGCCTATCATAAAGGAGCGTTATAACAAATCATGAATTCATATATGCATGCAGCATTTAATCAGATAGAAGTGTTAATACAATCAGTAACTGAACTACTGGAAAAACTGGAACCTACTGATTTAGCGATCCAGCCTACAGAAAACAAATTTTCGGTTCGTCAGTTACTTGCCCATATGTCATTGATTTGCAAGGCAGATTTACTAATTTCAGATGAAACTTCCGAGGAGGAGATGAAAACCTTTTATTCCTCTATCTCCATTAGTACTACCGAAGAAATGAAAGAAGCTTTACTGTCCAATTTTTCGATTTTGAAAAAACGCTATCTCAATTACTCCGAGGAAGAGCTACTGCAAACGACAACATCTTACTGGGGAGTATCCTATACACGATTTGAGTGGCTACTAGAAATCTCTTCTCACCTCTATCACCACAGAGGACAGTTACACGCCATGCTTGTTCATTGTTCAGGAAAAGATCCGCAGGTATCATTATTTGAATAAATGAAAAGCAAGATTCTACATTACGCAAATTGAAAATTTTTATAGTCATAAAGGAGACCTGAAATGGAAATTAACTTGATAAATTTGCTGTTTTTAATTGCTGTTCTATGTATACTCGTTACTGTTTTGAAAATTAATCGTCATGTTAAAGGGATTAAATATACCCTAGACCAGTTGTCTAAACATAACGATGTTCCAGAAAACCAGATAAATGATGAATTACGACAATTAATTGTCATGGGTGAAAAGATTAAAGCAGAAAAAATAGCACGAAAAACATTGGGGCTTTCATTGTTGGAAGGTAAGCAGTATGTTGATAATTTGAAGGTGAACAAAAATTAAGGGCATTTGGGATATTCTTCACCGCATGAGTCGAATAAAAAAGCACCCACAAAACACTGAATTCCACATTCAATGTTGTGCAGGTGCTCTTCAAATTTACAAAATACGTTGACCTCATAGCTCTAGCTCATCGCTCATCTCAAACACGTCAAAAATATTCGGGCCGATAATAAGTGACATGATCTTGCCCTTTTTTTCAAAGTAATGGACATTCCCTACGCGTTTGTCTTCAAGTTCCGTCCATCCCCATCTTTGGATCTCTTCTAAATAATCTTCAGGCGGGGTACCTTCTTCATCCCCTATGCCTTTCAATTTGTATTTAGCCGACTTCGCAATGACTGTGGTACAATCCTCTGCCTTCACTTCATACGCATTTTTCGGAACCGGGAATCCTTCATTGATAACGGCCATACGGTAGCCGTCCTGTTCTGTATATTCATAGACACAACCACTCATAACGGCAGCTGCAACAACTAGTAGTACTGGCAACAATACACGCTTCACGTCGATAACCTCCTCACGGAAACTTCACAATCTATTACTCTCAGAGTAATAGGAAAATTGCCGTTTGTCATCCGACGTATTTGTGAACTTTTTCAGTACCATTAAAAAGATCCTTCGATTCGTAGTACTGACCTATTTCCACTGTTCATACACCCACGCCGCATTGTATCTATATAGCTTTGACGGTCTGTAGGCACCTGTTTTGATTTCTTTTCCCGTATCGACTACCATATTCTCCACATGCCGGCGGAACTGGACTTTGTTCAGCTCCTTATCCAAAATTACTTCATATATTTGTTGCAAATCTGGCAATGTAAACTCTTCACCCGCCAGATTGAATGCGATATTCGTGTAGTTCACTTTTCCACGCAACCGCTCGAGTGAATACAGGATAATTTCCGTATGGTCGAAGGCAATCCCGTTCCGTTCAATAATTGTCACGGCCGTTCTCGTGTTCGCTCCTTCTGTAACGGTAATTTTCTCAATTGTCCCCGATACTATCACTTCTCCGGAAACCAGTTTCAGTTCAATTTTTTCCGTCCTGGTCACCGTCCCATCTACCCGTTCATCCCGGGACTCCGTTACACGATCCTTCACCGTAAACCATCTGACATCTTCCGCATCGTCACCTGCCTGAAGTGGTGGCAACTTCTCTTGGTCGACCAACGCCAGATAACTGACACTCACAATTCTCATCCGTGGGTCACGGTCTACCGCACTCCACGTATAAAGCTGCTCTGCATAAACGCCATCCACTCCTGTCTCCTCTTTCAGCTCACGTTGCACTGCCGTTTCTACGTCCTCGTCAATTCCCATGAATCCGCCCGCAAGTGCCCAGTCTCCCTTATACGGATGCCCCCCTCGCCGGATGAGCAACACTTGCAGTTCTTTATCTGCTTTCTTCCGATTATCCGTCACCTTCTTTGTCGCAACGGTGAAGATCGCCATATCTGTTGCAATTGATGGTTTTTCATACTTGTCCTTTTCCGTCTTTTTATATTGATCAATAAACTCCGTCTCACTAAGTTTTTGTAAATCTTTTTCTTCCATAGCTCTTTGCTCCTTTCAATCGTTTCACTTAGTTGCATACTAATACTATCCACGCTCTATTGCAACCAACTAAAAAAGAAGGGCTGCTCGGAACCCTTCTTCTCTTACTTCGTAATTAGGCTTGTAATCTGTGCAATCGATCGGTCTAGCCGTTCCTCATAGTTACCGCTAATGGAAACGAACTCGATGCCCCGTTCTTCAAACATCTTTTTCAATAGCGCATTCGTTTGTTCCCGGACGACCGGGTCACTGAATGTACGGTAACCGTCCGCCACCCACTTCACATCCGGTTCTAAAAATAAGTACAAATCATAATCCTGTGCCTGAATGGCCCCTTCGATAAACGGCAGCTCGCATCCAAAATACATCTTGGCATAATACTGCGTTACGACTGCCTCACTATCGATGAACAACAGCTTATTCGCCTTTTTCAACTTTTGATACTCCATATGCTTATGTCCGAATACAATCTCCTTATAATGCTCTTCCGTCAGCAATGAGCTACCGTCTCCGATTTCTTCACTCACTGTACGACCATATTCCTCCACATACTCCGTACCGAAAAGCTGCGCTAGATTCCTCGTCAAAGTGGACTTTCCGCAAGATTCAACACCAACAATGGCAACCTTCTTCGTATAATAAGGCTTCGCCGCCTCGGGGATCATGTCCCAATTGGCATAGATTCCCTCATTACGAATCTTCGTTGCGCTGATGGGGAAGATTTCACGTGCTTCGTCAATGACGACATGGATGACTCCCTCTCCGTAAATCCGTTTGAACCATGTATCATACTCACTTTCCGAACTAAAAATATGGGTGATTTGTTCGGGAATCGCTTCGAGCATTTTCCGACCACCCTCCATCCACATGTACTCCGCATCCGGCGAATAGGGTTCTTCGACCGCTAATACTGTAACATTGGACATGTTTTTTACGGATGTCGTAATCCACTGCTGGCGTCTTTTGAAATCAATATAATCCAAGCCTGCTTCTTTACATAGCTTTCTGTCCCGCTCTTCATCATAACTGACGAGCACATACAACTTATCGACCTGTGCAGCAGCTTTCGTTATTGCATATAAATGTCCTTTATGAAATGGAATGAATTTCCCTCCATAATGGCCTACCGTCATCTTTGACTCCCTTTGTGCATTTTCCATCGTCATCTACTCCCTTTTCAATTATCTTTTATTCAGGTTATTTTTCTTCATTCATTTTTGTTTTGCACTTTCGATAACTTTACCCAATTCACATATCCATACACTGAGTTTACAAGAAACGCAGTCCACATAATGACCATATTCCAATCGTTGCCGCCTGTCTGTAATAATGTTATGACCCATAACGTAATTGTCAAGACATTTACCAATATCCAAATCACCCACTGTTCAGCATACCGTTGCACCATTAAAATCTGAGCGATTACCGAAAGGACGACTGCCATACTGTCGATTCGAACTTGCTGTGCAGACAACAATGTCAATAACTCCGCATAAACGAGTGCCCCTATAACAAATGAACCGCCTACAAATGCCCAGCCTTTTAGCGTCAGCCTCTTCACATAAACGTTCTCACCTTGCGCTGATTCTTCTTTTTTCTTGTAATGTTTCATCCACATCCAAATTCCAATAAACTGCATCGGGAAATAAAACAACCAGTTCAACATTGACTCTCCATATAACCCGTATCCGTACGCTATATAGCCATATGTGACCGTTTGCACAATCCCGAAAAGATAGTTGGATACCTTCCCTTTCGCCACAAGCACCACACATAGCATCCCGGCAATTGAACTGATCAAACCAAGAAACGTATCTTGAAATGCAAAATACAGATAGACCGTGACCCCCGTGAATACCGTTACCCATAACTTCTCAAACATCGACCAATCTGCCAAGTACCTCTTTAATTCCCCGACCATTTCATACTCCCCCTCGCCTTAGTTACTAATTGTATCTAAGTATTAAACTTAGTATATGGTTGTATCTATGTATTGTCAACTACTATTTGCGCACAAAAAAAAGCCCTCACCGTCGCGCTTTTTAAAATCGCAGGTGCAAGCTTCTTTGTTTTTATTCGTGTTCAAACTGTTTAACATAATTTCTATAATTTTTCAGGTGAGAGTCTCTTAGAACTTAATCAATTCCAACTGACTTTCTGAAGCATCCAACTGTACTTCCCCACCAATCGGAAACGTGAACAGTGGTTGTGTATGCCCGAAATCCACATCGTATAACACGGGGATTTCTTTCAGCAATGGGTGCTTATCTAGAATGAACAGCAGTTGTTCCTCCGAAATGTTCGATGCACGCTGGAACCTACCGATTACTAGTCCATTAAGTGATTGTGTATTTTGCAGAAGTGACGTCAGATCCCTTGCGAAAGTTTCAGGAATGGTCATTTCATCATCTTCCACAAACAGTATGGCATTTTCGATTCTAGGCATATATTTCGTGCCTTGCAGTAAGTTGAGCGTACAGAGATTTCCACCCCATAGCTGACCTGTTGCAACTCCCGGCGTATAAGTTTTCCATGCAGACTTCTCAAAGTTACGATTCTCTTGGTCTAAATACCAAGCATCATCGCTCCATTCAACAGATGCCTGCACAACATAAGGCGTATCATGCATCAGACATTTCATGAAATGTTCCGTTTGGTATGCTTGCCCTTTTTTCATTTGAAAACTTGAAAAATGAGGGCCGGAATACGTTACCATTCCCGTTTGTGTAGTAATCGCTGTAGCGATGGCTGTAATATCGCTATAACCACAGAAAACTTTCGGATTCTTTTTTATGAGATCATAATCGATATAAGGCAATAACTCGTTTGAATTAAACCCACCGATTACAGTCAGAATACCTTTCACGTTTGCATCCTCAAATGCAGCATGCAAATCTTCTATTCTTTGCTCGATCGATGTTGAGCTTTGAATATCTGACTCAAAAACATTTTTGCCAAAGGTTACAGTAAAACCTAAGTTTTCTAACCGTTCCTTCGCAAACTGAACGCCTTCTCCAGATAAAATACTCGCACTTCGACTCGGTGCAACGATTCGTATTTCATCGCCCTTTTTAAGCTTCTGGGGGATTCGCATTTACATTCCTACTTTCTGTATGTTCAATTCAAGCCGAATCATATCCATGCATTGAATGCCATTTTCCATAATAATTTCATCATATTGATCCACAAAAAAGTCTTGGATCACACCCGTAATGCGAAATCCGCATTTTTGATAGAGCGCAAGCTGCCCGATACTGGAATTGCCTGTGCCGATTTCAGCGGTTACATAGCCATTCTTTTTTGCAATACGAATCGCTGCGATCACAAGCTTTTTTCCAATTCCTTGGCATTGGAGGTCTTCACGGACGGCGATATTTTTGATTTCTATTGTTTCTTTGTGCAGTTCTACTAGTACAAAGACCCCAATAATTCCACTCTTCTCCTCGATAATATAACATTCACCATCCGCTAAGTATGTATCGACTAGTTGACGAGATGGATCAGCTAGAAGGAGGAGTTTGTATGGAGGTGATTCATGAGGTTGCAGTTTTCTAGTTTGCATTCAGACCACCTGTTTCTTTTTATTATCCTAGCGTCAAATAGGAGTTCCATCTTTTGGGGTTACTGCAAATCTCTTCACAACCTGCTTATCCTGACTTGCTAAGTACATTTTTTATGCAATAGATGACATATCTTATTCACTAGATAACCTATTAAAATGTATGGCCGCCTCCATGATTTCTTCATATCCCTTCTGCCAGCCTTTGTGATAACTACTAGCCTCTTCCGGCGGAATTAACGTCCGCTCCGATGACTCAAATGCCGCGTCAAATGGGAAGAATTCTGTAATATCCATCCGAAAGAACACCTGATAGCCCACTCTCGGATAAGGACTTGTTTCAGTCCATAATGGATTTTCCTCATGATTCACTTCGATGGCACCAAGAAAATGACAATTACCTTGAACATACGCTTCTTCTAACACTTCACGGTGGATACAGGCTTCTACTGTTTCACCAGCTTCAATATGCCCTCCCGGAAAATCCCACCCTCTATGATTTAAATTAACCATTAACAACTTTTCTTCATAAAAACAAAATGCATGGACACTTGTGATCAGCTCTCGCTCGGGCATCAGATCCTGAATCCACGTGAGCTTCAATTTATGTCCGCCCCAATCTACGAATGTGAACGACATGACTACTCCTCTCCCTTCCCCATGGAATATCCTTCAAATAACCTTCCTCCATGCGGTTTCAAAATCTCATCTACAATCAGTATTATCCCTGATTTATCTCCGGTTCTATAAAATGTAGTAAATGTATCGATAAATCTTTTGGCGAAAGCCTCGTCGTATTGCTTCAGTGCTCTAACAATCCATTTTGATGCGCCAATCCATTGGCAATTTGTCCGGAGTACATACTCATGGATCGCTTCAGCAAGTGCATTGGCGATGAATAATGATTCTGCACTATTTTCCGTACCGATTAAATCCTCTAGCATATCTGTTATCATATAGCGTTTTGTTAGCAACGTTTCTGTCGACCAAGGCTCTGGTCCTTTTTTCAAAATCTCACATGCTTCATTTTTAATACTCGAAAGGATTCCAGTATCAACGAGAACAATTCCTTCGGCGACCATTTTTGGTAAGGAAGGCCGAGCTCTTTCTACATCCATTTTAAAAAATGCTTTATAGGACGTGTGAGTATGAACAAATACTTCAATTGGCCAACCATAGTCAATATGTGATTCGCGATTGGAGGATCTTACAGCATTATCAAAAATAACGATATCAAGATCAGAGGTCGTGGTAGCTTCGCCTCTGACGACACTCCCTGCGAGAATAGCAGCCTGACAATGCGGGAAGTTTTCATCAACAAAACGTTTGGCAGCGAGTGGCGGCAACAATCTCAACATTCCTCTTTCCTCCTATACTTTTTCTAGTCCACTAGTTTCGTTAATATCTCGGCAATTTCCATTGGACGCACATCATGTGAAACGAGCTTGTCAATTGGTAACCACATCGGCTCGTAACTACCTTGATTACGATTTTCTTCATATTCTTCTCCACTTCCTGTTCCAAATGTCCCGCCTATGATTTCTGATAAGAAAAATTGTTGCACACCATTAAAGTGGACCTTTCCGATGCTTTCTTTAATTTCAATATGCACACCTAATTCTTCAAATGCTTCCCGGATAGTAGCTTGTTCCGGGCTTTCACCTTCTTCAATACCACCACCAGGAAACACGTAATATTCTTGTCCTTCACGTATTCTTTTGATGACGGCAACTTTTCCTGACTCAATGATAACGGCCGATCCCCGATTCCGGAGTTCTACGCACTTACCTCTAACATACTCAATCACCCAACAATCCCTATACTCCCCTTCATGCCATTCGTGCTTTGGTAGCAGCTTCACCTTTTCAAATCCGCATTTCTCATAGCAGCGGATTGCTCGCTCATTCCACGTTTGAGGGTCCATGACAATGCGGTCCGCACCTTTCTCGGTCAATAAATACTCCACAATTGTCTCAATAAGTTGTGTACCGATACCTTTATTCCAATAGGCTGGCTCCCCTATGAACTGATCCATGCCATACATAACTTCAGCAGGATTTGAATAGCCATACACCTTTCTTTCTTCATCTCCTACGGGATAAAACTGAATGTACCCAATCGGGGCTTCATCATATATTATCAAGCAACGAGTTTCATTGTCCGCTTCTCCAAAAAAGTCTTCTTCTACTTTCGCCATGTCTAGCGGCCGATCCCTACCTTCATAAAACTGAAGAACTTCAGGATTTGACAACCACTTAGCTAAAGGAAATTTATCCTCTTCTAGGAGTTCTCGGATAGCTAATCGACCATTTCGAATTAACATTTCATATCCCCCATTAGATTCATGTACGCAAATCAATACTATTTTCAATTAATATAACGCGCCTTTGTTATAATTCCTGTACATAGAGGATATAGTGAAATATATCGCAACGATGTTGTCGCATCATTGCGGATCTTCAATAG is a genomic window of Sporosarcina oncorhynchi containing:
- the pxpB gene encoding 5-oxoprolinase subunit PxpB; this translates as MRYNLFPVGDQAVLIEVGTEISPAAEKIVNRIIARLEELKPAWLIEYIPAYTTVTVVYSVKGFNEKNPYDFVCTCIRELLENMNEVSVREQRVVKIPVLYGDDHGSDIDFVAAHNGLTREEVICIHTSGEYTVHMIGFAPGFPFIGGMSEKIAAPRRETPRLQIPSRTVGIAGLQTGVYPIESPGGWQLIGRTPLELFLPNTDPPSLLTAGDRIRFYEITLEQYKEMRGGVE
- the dacB gene encoding D-alanyl-D-alanine carboxypeptidase/D-alanyl-D-alanine endopeptidase yields the protein MKQQHVLKRAFLATSIALIALFPVAHESTITPVIAAAGNTPPVTSIESTSLEKKLQAILNDPKLQGGITGVSVRKAATGESIYSHFGDIRLRPASNMKLLTGTTAMDVLGPDYQFSTEVLTDGQVKGKMLHGNLFIKGKGDPTLVKEDLDQFAHTLKEKGIQKINGHLIADDSWYDNVRYSQDLNWSDEHNYVGAQVSALTLSPNDDYDAGTVIVEVNAGNKAGDLPKVSVTPSTDYVEIVNRATTVSKGSTKSISIEREHGTNRIVIEGKMPLEATSSRSWAAVWEPTELVLDVFKKALEAQGIQFVGNHAAKTGITPKNATVLTTKKSMPLRDLFIPFMKLSNNGHAETLVKEIGKVEKGEGSWDAGLEVMKTKLKEFGVNTDTVVLRDGSGMSHKNLVSADEFTKLLYNVQDKSWFPTFEASLPIAGEPDRMVGGTLRNRMDQGLTIGNVKAKTGSITGVSTLSGYVTAKDGTELVFSVLINNYVTGPVTPIEDAIATVLAEHEF
- a CDS encoding DinB family protein: MNSYMHAAFNQIEVLIQSVTELLEKLEPTDLAIQPTENKFSVRQLLAHMSLICKADLLISDETSEEEMKTFYSSISISTTEEMKEALLSNFSILKKRYLNYSEEELLQTTTSYWGVSYTRFEWLLEISSHLYHHRGQLHAMLVHCSGKDPQVSLFE
- a CDS encoding NUDIX hydrolase; the protein is MEEKDLQKLSETEFIDQYKKTEKDKYEKPSIATDMAIFTVATKKVTDNRKKADKELQVLLIRRGGHPYKGDWALAGGFMGIDEDVETAVQRELKEETGVDGVYAEQLYTWSAVDRDPRMRIVSVSYLALVDQEKLPPLQAGDDAEDVRWFTVKDRVTESRDERVDGTVTRTEKIELKLVSGEVIVSGTIEKITVTEGANTRTAVTIIERNGIAFDHTEIILYSLERLRGKVNYTNIAFNLAGEEFTLPDLQQIYEVILDKELNKVQFRRHVENMVVDTGKEIKTGAYRPSKLYRYNAAWVYEQWK
- the nadR gene encoding multifunctional transcriptional regulator/nicotinamide-nucleotide adenylyltransferase/ribosylnicotinamide kinase NadR; its protein translation is MENAQRESKMTVGHYGGKFIPFHKGHLYAITKAAAQVDKLYVLVSYDEERDRKLCKEAGLDYIDFKRRQQWITTSVKNMSNVTVLAVEEPYSPDAEYMWMEGGRKMLEAIPEQITHIFSSESEYDTWFKRIYGEGVIHVVIDEAREIFPISATKIRNEGIYANWDMIPEAAKPYYTKKVAIVGVESCGKSTLTRNLAQLFGTEYVEEYGRTVSEEIGDGSSLLTEEHYKEIVFGHKHMEYQKLKKANKLLFIDSEAVVTQYYAKMYFGCELPFIEGAIQAQDYDLYLFLEPDVKWVADGYRTFSDPVVREQTNALLKKMFEERGIEFVSISGNYEERLDRSIAQITSLITK
- the pnuC gene encoding nicotinamide riboside transporter PnuC, with the translated sequence MVGELKRYLADWSMFEKLWVTVFTGVTVYLYFAFQDTFLGLISSIAGMLCVVLVAKGKVSNYLFGIVQTVTYGYIAYGYGLYGESMLNWLFYFPMQFIGIWMWMKHYKKKEESAQGENVYVKRLTLKGWAFVGGSFVIGALVYAELLTLLSAQQVRIDSMAVVLSVIAQILMVQRYAEQWVIWILVNVLTITLWVITLLQTGGNDWNMVIMWTAFLVNSVYGYVNWVKLSKVQNKNE
- a CDS encoding S66 family peptidase, whose product is MRIPQKLKKGDEIRIVAPSRSASILSGEGVQFAKERLENLGFTVTFGKNVFESDIQSSTSIEQRIEDLHAAFEDANVKGILTVIGGFNSNELLPYIDYDLIKKNPKVFCGYSDITAIATAITTQTGMVTYSGPHFSSFQMKKGQAYQTEHFMKCLMHDTPYVVQASVEWSDDAWYLDQENRNFEKSAWKTYTPGVATGQLWGGNLCTLNLLQGTKYMPRIENAILFVEDDEMTIPETFARDLTSLLQNTQSLNGLVIGRFQRASNISEEQLLFILDKHPLLKEIPVLYDVDFGHTQPLFTFPIGGEVQLDASESQLELIKF
- a CDS encoding GNAT family N-acetyltransferase codes for the protein MQTRKLQPHESPPYKLLLLADPSRQLVDTYLADGECYIIEEKSGIIGVFVLVELHKETIEIKNIAVREDLQCQGIGKKLVIAAIRIAKKNGYVTAEIGTGNSSIGQLALYQKCGFRITGVIQDFFVDQYDEIIMENGIQCMDMIRLELNIQKVGM
- a CDS encoding NUDIX hydrolase, coding for MSFTFVDWGGHKLKLTWIQDLMPERELITSVHAFCFYEEKLLMVNLNHRGWDFPGGHIEAGETVEACIHREVLEEAYVQGNCHFLGAIEVNHEENPLWTETSPYPRVGYQVFFRMDITEFFPFDAAFESSERTLIPPEEASSYHKGWQKGYEEIMEAAIHFNRLSSE
- a CDS encoding nucleotidyltransferase domain-containing protein; this translates as MLRLLPPLAAKRFVDENFPHCQAAILAGSVVRGEATTTSDLDIVIFDNAVRSSNRESHIDYGWPIEVFVHTHTSYKAFFKMDVERARPSLPKMVAEGIVLVDTGILSSIKNEACEILKKGPEPWSTETLLTKRYMITDMLEDLIGTENSAESLFIANALAEAIHEYVLRTNCQWIGASKWIVRALKQYDEAFAKRFIDTFTTFYRTGDKSGIILIVDEILKPHGGRLFEGYSMGKGEE
- a CDS encoding NUDIX hydrolase produces the protein MEYVRGKCVELRNRGSAVIIESGKVAVIKRIREGQEYYVFPGGGIEEGESPEQATIREAFEELGVHIEIKESIGKVHFNGVQQFFLSEIIGGTFGTGSGEEYEENRNQGSYEPMWLPIDKLVSHDVRPMEIAEILTKLVD